Proteins from a genomic interval of Stigmatopora nigra isolate UIUO_SnigA chromosome 19, RoL_Snig_1.1, whole genome shotgun sequence:
- the fam76b gene encoding protein FAM76B isoform X3: protein MRMATSALYACTKCNQRYPFEELSQGQQLCKECRIAHPIVKCTYCRSEFQQESKTNTICKKCAQNVKQFGTPKPCQYCNIIAAFIGTKCQRCTNSEKKYGPPQTCEQCKQQCAFDRKEEGRRKVDGKLLCWLCTLSYRRVLQKTKEQRKGFGSSNASSLNEKDPHSRQHHPQQRHSSSHHKLSGSLSPEQEQGLWKQSHKSSSIQKETPKKKPKLEMKPSNGDSSSITQSMDSGGTDNFILISQLKEEVMSLKRMLQQRDQTILDKERKLTELKADFQYQESSMRVKMNTMEKAHKESMEQQQGKNRELMKQVAALSKGKKFDRTGSSLLLP from the exons ATGAGAATGGCAACGTCGGCGCTGTACGCCTGCACCAAGTGCAACCAGCGGTACCCGTTCGAGGAGCTGTCGCAAGGCCAGCAACTCTGCAAG GAGTGTCGCATCGCACACCCAATAGTCAAGTGCACGTACTGCAGATCAGAGTTTCAGCAGGAAAG CAAGACCAACACCATCTGCAAAAAATGTGCCCAGAACGTCAAGCAGTTCGGCACG CCCAAACCCTGTCAATACTGCAACATCATCGCAGCGTTCATCGGGACCAAGTGTCAACGTTGTACCAATTCGGAAAAGAAATACGGGCCGCCTCAGACCTGCGAGCAGTGCAAACAGCAATGTGCCTTCGACCGCAAAGAGGAAGGCAGGAGAAAG GTGGACGGAAAACTGCTGTGCTGGCTGTGCACTCTGTCCTACCGCCGCGTTCTGCAGAAAACCAAGGAACAAAGGAAAGGCTTTGGCTCGTCCAACGCCTCGTCCCTCAACGAGAAGGACCCTCATTCCAGGCAGCACCATCCTCAACAAAGACACAGCAGTTCTCACCACAA GTTGAGTGGGAGTTTGAGTCCTGAGCAGGAACAGGGATTGTGGAAACAGAg CCATAAATCGTCCTCAATTCAAAAAGAGACTCCAAAGAAGAAGCCCAAACTAGAGATGAAGccgtcaaatggtgacag TAGTTCCATCACGCAGTCCATGGATTCAGGAGGAACGGATAACTTCATCCTCATCAGCCAACTGAAAGAAGAAGTCATGTCGCTGAAAAGAATGCTTCAGCAGAGGGATCAGACCATTCTGGACAAGGAACGAAAG TTAACGGAGCTGAAAGCCGATTTTCAGTACCAAGAATCCAGCATGAGAGTCAAGATGAACACAATGGAGAAGGCACACAAAGAATCCATGGAGCAGCAGCAG GGCAAGAACAGAGAGCTGATGAAACAAGTGGCCGCCCTGTCCAAAGGCAAAAAGTTTGATCGGACGGGAAGTTCGCTGCTCCTCCCCTAA
- the fam76b gene encoding protein FAM76B isoform X1 — translation MRMATSALYACTKCNQRYPFEELSQGQQLCKECRIAHPIVKCTYCRSEFQQESKTNTICKKCAQNVKQFGTPKPCQYCNIIAAFIGTKCQRCTNSEKKYGPPQTCEQCKQQCAFDRKEEGRRKVDGKLLCWLCTLSYRRVLQKTKEQRKGFGSSNASSLNEKDPHSRQHHPQQRHSSSHHKLSGSLSPEQEQGLWKQSHKSSSIQKETPKKKPKLEMKPSNGDRWAKSLRVCVCVCVWMDVVKDFKIYIFVSLTVNSSSITQSMDSGGTDNFILISQLKEEVMSLKRMLQQRDQTILDKERKLTELKADFQYQESSMRVKMNTMEKAHKESMEQQQGKNRELMKQVAALSKGKKFDRTGSSLLLP, via the exons ATGAGAATGGCAACGTCGGCGCTGTACGCCTGCACCAAGTGCAACCAGCGGTACCCGTTCGAGGAGCTGTCGCAAGGCCAGCAACTCTGCAAG GAGTGTCGCATCGCACACCCAATAGTCAAGTGCACGTACTGCAGATCAGAGTTTCAGCAGGAAAG CAAGACCAACACCATCTGCAAAAAATGTGCCCAGAACGTCAAGCAGTTCGGCACG CCCAAACCCTGTCAATACTGCAACATCATCGCAGCGTTCATCGGGACCAAGTGTCAACGTTGTACCAATTCGGAAAAGAAATACGGGCCGCCTCAGACCTGCGAGCAGTGCAAACAGCAATGTGCCTTCGACCGCAAAGAGGAAGGCAGGAGAAAG GTGGACGGAAAACTGCTGTGCTGGCTGTGCACTCTGTCCTACCGCCGCGTTCTGCAGAAAACCAAGGAACAAAGGAAAGGCTTTGGCTCGTCCAACGCCTCGTCCCTCAACGAGAAGGACCCTCATTCCAGGCAGCACCATCCTCAACAAAGACACAGCAGTTCTCACCACAA GTTGAGTGGGAGTTTGAGTCCTGAGCAGGAACAGGGATTGTGGAAACAGAg CCATAAATCGTCCTCAATTCAAAAAGAGACTCCAAAGAAGAAGCCCAAACTAGAGATGAAGccgtcaaatggtgacaggtgGGCGAAATCCttacgcgtgtgtgtgtgtgtgtgtgtgtggatggatgtTGTCAAGGAttttaaaatctatatttttgttTCCCTAACCGTAAACAGTAGTTCCATCACGCAGTCCATGGATTCAGGAGGAACGGATAACTTCATCCTCATCAGCCAACTGAAAGAAGAAGTCATGTCGCTGAAAAGAATGCTTCAGCAGAGGGATCAGACCATTCTGGACAAGGAACGAAAG TTAACGGAGCTGAAAGCCGATTTTCAGTACCAAGAATCCAGCATGAGAGTCAAGATGAACACAATGGAGAAGGCACACAAAGAATCCATGGAGCAGCAGCAG GGCAAGAACAGAGAGCTGATGAAACAAGTGGCCGCCCTGTCCAAAGGCAAAAAGTTTGATCGGACGGGAAGTTCGCTGCTCCTCCCCTAA
- the fam76b gene encoding protein FAM76B isoform X2: protein MMMDFIFLTFCCCCHFSSGVSHRTPNSQVHVLQIRVSAGKQDQHHLQKMCPERQAVRHAQTLSILQHHRSVHRDQVSTLYQFGKEIRAASDLRAVQTAMCLRPQRGRQEKGQKRTPLNVSVRVSSSYVSFLWSRVQVDGKLLCWLCTLSYRRVLQKTKEQRKGFGSSNASSLNEKDPHSRQHHPQQRHSSSHHKLSGSLSPEQEQGLWKQSHKSSSIQKETPKKKPKLEMKPSNGDSSSITQSMDSGGTDNFILISQLKEEVMSLKRMLQQRDQTILDKERKLTELKADFQYQESSMRVKMNTMEKAHKESMEQQQGKNRELMKQVAALSKGKKFDRTGSSLLLP, encoded by the exons ATGATGATGGATTtcatatttttgactttttgttgttgttgccatttCTCCTCAGGAGTGTCGCATCGCACACCCAATAGTCAAGTGCACGTACTGCAGATCAGAGTTTCAGCAGGAAAG CAAGACCAACACCATCTGCAAAAAATGTGCCCAGAACGTCAAGCAGTTCGGCACG CCCAAACCCTGTCAATACTGCAACATCATCGCAGCGTTCATCGGGACCAAGTGTCAACGTTGTACCAATTCGGAAAAGAAATACGGGCCGCCTCAGACCTGCGAGCAGTGCAAACAGCAATGTGCCTTCGACCGCAAAGAGGAAGGCAGGAGAAAGGTCAAAAACGTACCCCGCTAAATGTTTCCGTCCGGGTTTCGTCCTCTTACGTGTCCTTTTTGTGGTCCCGCGTGCAGGTGGACGGAAAACTGCTGTGCTGGCTGTGCACTCTGTCCTACCGCCGCGTTCTGCAGAAAACCAAGGAACAAAGGAAAGGCTTTGGCTCGTCCAACGCCTCGTCCCTCAACGAGAAGGACCCTCATTCCAGGCAGCACCATCCTCAACAAAGACACAGCAGTTCTCACCACAA GTTGAGTGGGAGTTTGAGTCCTGAGCAGGAACAGGGATTGTGGAAACAGAg CCATAAATCGTCCTCAATTCAAAAAGAGACTCCAAAGAAGAAGCCCAAACTAGAGATGAAGccgtcaaatggtgacag TAGTTCCATCACGCAGTCCATGGATTCAGGAGGAACGGATAACTTCATCCTCATCAGCCAACTGAAAGAAGAAGTCATGTCGCTGAAAAGAATGCTTCAGCAGAGGGATCAGACCATTCTGGACAAGGAACGAAAG TTAACGGAGCTGAAAGCCGATTTTCAGTACCAAGAATCCAGCATGAGAGTCAAGATGAACACAATGGAGAAGGCACACAAAGAATCCATGGAGCAGCAGCAG GGCAAGAACAGAGAGCTGATGAAACAAGTGGCCGCCCTGTCCAAAGGCAAAAAGTTTGATCGGACGGGAAGTTCGCTGCTCCTCCCCTAA
- the mtmr2 gene encoding phosphatidylinositol-3,5-bisphosphate 3-phosphatase MTMR2, with protein sequence MEKSGSVDSLGSKQSSSRHPSVDSLCSSERSTQVKAASMMSDSATSSEFSPEIRVKPKALAKAFRDADKEELQLLPNEVVQDMAQEVTYFCPFTGALRGIVTVSNYRLFFKCTDREPSFVLDLPLGVVSRVEKIGSASSRGDVSYGLVCKDVRNLRFAHKQTDDTLKKSIFEVLMKFAFPVSNGLQIFAFEYGQVFPENGWKVYDAVSEYKRQGIPNESWRITKVNDHYELCDTYPATMAVPVNIPDEELKRVAAFRAKGRIPVLSWIHPESQATVTRCSQPMVGINGKRSKEDEKYLQTIMDANAQSHKLFIFDARPSVNAAANKMKGGGYESEDAYQNAELVFLDIHNIHVMRESLRKLKDIVYPNIEDSHWLSNLESTHWLEHIKLILAGALRIADKVESGKTSVVVHCSDGWDRTAQLTSLAMLMLDGYYRSIRGFQVLLEKEWLSFGHRFQLRVGHGDKNHTDADRSPVFIQFVDCVWQLTRQFPAAFEFNEYFLVTILDHLYSCLFGTFLCNSEQQRFKEEIPKKTVSLWSYINSQVEEFTNPLYVNFSNHVLFPVVSLRHLELWVGYYIRWNPRMRPQEPVHQRNKELLAKRAELQKRVDELQREVTNRSASSSSERAGSPTRSITPVQTFV encoded by the exons ATGGAGAAGTCTGGAAGTGTAGACAGTTTAGGCTCGAAGCAATCCTCATCTCGACATCCCAGTGTTGATTCCCTGTGCAG CTCGGAGCGTTCGACCCAGGTAAAAGCCGCCTCCATGATGTCCGACAGTGCCACCTCATCCGAGTTTTCCCCAGAGATTCGG gtCAAGCCAAAAGCTCTCGCAAAG GCGTTCAGAGATGCTGACAAAGAGGAATTACAGTTGCTTCCGAATGAAGTGGTGCAAGATATGG CTCAAGAGGTCACCTATTTCTGCCCTTTCACCGGGGCACTGCGTGGAATAGTGACCGTTAGCAACTATAGACTCTTCTTTAAATGCACGGACCGG GAGCCCTCTTTTGTTCTGGATCTGCCCCTCGGGGTTGTGAGTCGCGTGGAGAAGATTGGCAGCGCGTCAAGCCGCGGCGATGTCTCCTACGGCCTAGTCTGCAAA GATGTGCGCAATCTACGATTCGCACACAAACAAACGGATGACACGCTCAAAAAGTCCATTTTTGAAGTGTTGATGAAGTTTGCCTTTCCCGTCTCCAACGGACTG caaatatttgcctttgaGTACGGGCAGGTGTTTCCAGAGAACGGATGGAAGGTCTACGACGCAGTCTCGGAATATAAAAGACAG GGCATTCCCAATGAAAGTTGGAGGATTACAAAGGTAAACGATCACTACGAACTGTGCGACACTTACCCGGCAACAATGGCCGTTCCGGTCAACATTCCAGACGAGGAGCTGAAGAGAGTCGCCGCCTTCCGGGCAAAGGGAAGAATACCA gtacTCTCCTGGATCCATCCGGAGAGTCAAGCAACCGTGACGCGTTGCAGTCAGCCCATGGTAGGCATAAACGGCAAGCGAAGCAAAGAGGATGAAAAGTACCTTCAGACCATCATGGACGCCAACGCTCAGTCACATAAACTCTTCATTTTCGACGCTAGACCCAGTGTCAACGCAGCGGCCAACAAG ATGAAAGGGGGCGGGTACGAAAGCGAGGACGCCTATCAGAACGCCGAGTTGGTCTTCTTGGATATCCACAACATCCACGTGATGAGGGAATCGCTGCGAAAACTGAAGGACATCGTCTACCCCAACATCGAGGACTCCCATTGGCTCTCCAATCTGGAGTCCACTCACTGGCTGGAGCACATCAAG TTGATCCTGGCGGGAGCCCTGCGGATCGCGGACAAGGTGGAGTCTGGCAAAACCTCGGTGGTGGTGCACTGCAGCGACGGCTGGGATCGCACGGCCCAGCTCACCTCGCTGGCCATGCTCATGCTGGACGGCTACTACCGCAGCATTCGTGGCTTTCAGGTGTTGTTGGAGAAAGAATGGCTGAGCTTTGGCCACCGCTTCCAGTTG CGCGTCGGCCACGGCGATAAAAATCACACCGATGCAGATCGCTCACCCGTTTTCATTCAATTTGTCGACTGCGTGTGGCAGCTGACGCGTCAG tttcctgCAGCTTTCGAGTTCAACGAATACTTCCTCGTGACCATCTTGGACCATCTCTACAGCTGCTTGTTTGGGACGTTTCTTTGCAATAGCGAACAACAGAGGTTTAAAGAA GAGATTCCAAAAAAGACCGTATCCTTGTGGTCTTACATTAACAGCCAAGTGGAGGAGTTCACCAATCCGTTGTACGTCAACTTCTCCAATCACGTGCTGTTCCCGGTCGTCAGCTTACGTCACCTGGAGCTTTGGGTGGGCTACTACATACGCTGGAACCCTCGCATGAGGCCTCAG GAACCCGTTCATCAGCGCAACAAGGAACTGCTGGCGAAACGTGCCGAGCTGCAGAAGAGAGTGGACGAGCTGCAGCGAGAGGTGACCAATCGCTCGGCCTCGTCTTCCTCCGAGCGAGCCGGTTCTCCCACGCGCTCCATCACGCCGGTACAGACATTTGTTTGA
- the cwc15 gene encoding protein CWC15 homolog, with product MTTAARPTFEPARGGRGKGEGDLSALSKQYSSRDLPGHTKIKYRQPTQDAPEEVRTRDFRRELEERERVAVREKVRERGPREHTTSSSSSSSSSKRPRLDQIPAANLDADDPLTEEDEDDDSGDDSDDDDTAALLAELEKIKKERAEEQERRDREQKAEEERIRMENILSGNPLINLAGQQQQQQLQQQQQQQQQQQLAQNQNTFKVKRRWDDDVVFKNCAKGLDKARKEKRFINDTLRSEFHKKFMEKYVK from the exons ATGACTACAGCGGCAAGACCAACATTCGAACCGGCCAGAGGAGGACGGGGGAAAGGCGAAGGGGATTTGAGTGCCCTGTCAAAGCAATACTCCAGTCGAGATCTTCCAGGCCACACAAAGATCAAGTACAG GCAACCTACCCAGGATGCTCCCGAGGAAGTGCGCACCCGGGATTTCCGCAGGGAGCTGGAGGAGAGGGAACGCGTCGCCGTGCGCGAGAAGGTCCGAGAGAGGGGACCGAGAG AGCACACCacgtcctcttcctcctcctcttcatcctcaaaGAGACCCAGGCTAGATCAGATTCCCGCCGCTAACCTCGACGCAGACGACCCCCTGACCGAG gaagacgaggacgacgactCGGGGGACGATAGCGACGATGATGACACCGCCGCACTTTTGGCGGAGCTGGAGAAGATTAAAAAGGAACGGGCTGAGGAGCAAGAACGAAGG gatcgagAGCAAAAGGCAGAGGAAGAAAGGATTCGGATGGAGAACATACTGAGCGGCAACCCATTGATTAATTTGGCGggacagcagcaacaacaacagctgcaacaacaacaacaacagcagcagcagcaacaattGGCTCAGAATCAAAACACATTCAAGGTTAAGAGAAG GTGGGACGACGATGTGGTGTTCAAGAACTGCGCAAAAGGCTTGGACAAAGCACGCAAAGAGAAACGCTTCATCAACGATACCCTGCGCTCTGAATTTCACAAGAAATTTATGGAAAAATATGTCAAGTGA